The following is a genomic window from Parabacteroides johnsonii DSM 18315.
TCTGACAATCCGGTAAACCTTAACTTCCGGTGAGTTGGATATCCGGAGCCGGCTTGGAGAGGGTGCAGGAATATGGAGCGTATAAGGAACTTCGTCTTCGGATTTCCGGCAACTTTTTCCCGTGACGACCGTCTTCATTGTGCTGACGACCGTTTTCACGCTGGGTGAACTGCGCACTCCGGGGCGATGAAGACGGTCGTTATGGGAAAGAGCTGCGCACCTCGTGGAAAACACCTCCGGAAATGTTTTTTGAAGGATGCCAGAGAAACCTTTTGGAAAGGTGGTTTTGATAGCTTTTTTCTTGTTTATAGGGGCGTTTTTTACAATATCCCCAGGCTTCCCCCCCCGTATTTTTACCGATTCGGTATCAGGTCGGTCTCTCCTAAAAATAAACCTTATTGTCATTCCATGCTTATTGTACGGTTTTTCAAAATACCCGTTGGTCTGAATCGAAACAGTAGTGCATGAAATTGGGATTTCTACCCCATATATTTTAAATTACCCGCAGGGGTAATATTTTTTAAGAAACATGTGTTTGGATAAAGTATTGAAATATAAACTAATACAAAATTCGTTCGTTCGATAGGGGATATTGTATGTTTTAACATTTTGGTTTTAGGGAAGAGGCCTTTAGTCGTTGTCGGTGCTGACTTCCATCCGGTAACCCTTGCCTCTGACAAGTATGATCTTAAGATTCTCAAAACCTTCCAATTGCTTTTGTAACCGTTCTATCCCATGCGAGATTCGGCTTCTGTCGTTCTTTGATATCTCATCCGTCTTAATACCATATACATACACGAGTATATCGTGGTAGGTCAGCATGAAACTTTCTTTCTGAATGAAATGCTGGAAATAAAGCAGGCTGTCGCCGGATAACGAAACTTCTTTGTCGTCCTGTTTCAAGATGCCATGCTCTTCATCAAAAGAAATATTTCCCGGTAAAAGCGTCCATTGAATCTTGATTTGCGGTTCATGCATTTTTTCTACGATCTGTTCGACGTCGATACTTGCAGCGAGGTGAGATCGTCTATGTTTTTTCCGTACTATATAGATGAACAATGCTGTTCCGGACAACCAGACTGCGACAAGCATATAAACGGGCCAACAGCCAGCCAGCCATCGATAAGGCAAATGCACATAAGGTTGCAAAATGATTTTCTGTCCGGCATCCAAATCTTTCCGATAAGAAACGGCATCCAATGCTGTCGCTTTTCTGTAAAAAGCCTCCGGTCGGCTGATCGTCACTTTGTCTCCGACTGCACATTGTATGGCAACGGAACCTCGGATTTTCCGGTTGTCCAGTTCCGCTTGAAAAATACTGTCCAAATGGTGACGATTCGGATCATCGCTTATCAAACATATTTGCTCGTACCAGTTCCTCTTTTCCTCGCCTGAAATGGTATTGGGTGAAAGTCGGGAATCATATTGGAAAACAAAAGTTGTGATATACTGTTTTTTCTCTTTTTCGATCGCTTTGAAAAAGGCGATCCCGGCTTCTTTCAGGTTCGCTTTTTTGCGTTCGGATATAAACAGATGGCCGACAAAAACGATAAACAAAGATGATAGCATGTATGCACATAATAGAAAAGAGAAGTGCTTGTCGAAGCTATTTGCTGAGTTTTTGCTGGGATTATTCATGTTTTTTTTATTGATATAAGTTGAAAAAAGGTAGACGTTCGCCCTGTTTGATAATTGATTTTCTGCTATTTATGATTTTTCAACCTTTGTTCAACCAAAAAACAGCCCGTTTTTCTTAAATAACCATATCTTTGCAAGGTTACCTCCAAGAAGCTATGATCCTGAAAAAAGGTCTACAAATATAAACTTCTATTTTAGATAAAACAATGAAACGAACATTATTAAAATTTTTAACCGGCATCGTCTGCCTTACGGGAATATATTTTTGTGCCCAAACCGAAAAAGAAAACTTGACGGACTTGGCTTTGGACAATATTGAGGCATTAGCACAAGGTGAGAACACAAATCTTTACTGCTTTGGAGAAGGTGATATTGATTGCAAAGGAATAAAGGTGAAGAAACGTTTTGAAGGATTTCGATGAAAAACATCCTATTAGACATATTTTATATAGGAATTTTATTAGTCGTAGCCTCCTGCTCCCCTTCCAGTCCTTCCGGTTATTCGCGTTATGGGGTTTTTCCGGAAACAGACGAGGTGACAGTCGGTGAGACCGCCTTGGATTCCGTTTATTTCCGTTATCCTTATCGGGTGGAGATCGGAAACGGGCTGGCCGTTTTGTTGGATTTGCACAACGATAGTCATTATCTGTATGCTTTTACCTATCCTGATTGGCAGCCTGTCGCGCCTTTCGGGAAACGTGGGGAAGGGCCGGAAGAGTTGCTATCCGCAGATCGGGTGCGGTTGTGTGCGCCGGATTCGGTCTGGGTGTTGGATGCCAATCGGATGCAAATCACGCGCTGGTCAGTCGATGTGGCGAACCGGCAAGTCTCACGTGCCGAAACCGTTTCTTTAGATAAACGGTTGCTGCGCACTCTTGATTTCTGTAAGACTGCCAACGGTTTTCTGGTTGACGATTACACCGGTGAACACCGTTTCCATGAAATCGGGATAGACGGGCGGATTATCCGCAGTATGGGGGCGGTCCCGACCGAAGATGAGGGAAAACGGGAGAATCCGATGGCGTTGGCGCAAGCTTGGCGCAGTTTCATGGATTATGATCCGCAAGGAGGGATGCTGGCCATCGCGACCCAATTGGGCGAAGTGCTTGAAATCCACAATCTGAAAACCGGGTTTCATACTGTCCTCTACGGTCCCGGCGGAGAACCGGTTTTCTCTTCGCAAGGCAATGAGGCATTTCCGAAAGGCATCAAGGGATATAACGATGTGCAAGTCACGGATAAGCATATATATGTCACGTTCGACGGTATTGCTTTCAAGGAAAAATACCGGCAATACGAAACCGGCGAGAAAGGACTTGAAGGAGGTCGATACCTATATGTTTTCGACTTGCAGGGCAATCCGGTCCGGAGTTTCCATCTGAACCGTTCGGTGTTCGGGCTGTCCATCAATGAAAAAGACGGGATCGTCACGTGCACGACAACAGATATGGATAAACCGATTGTTACATTGAATTTGTAAAATGGCATGAATTATAAGTGGATAATATGGGTTGCTTTAGTTCTGTTCAGTTC
Proteins encoded in this region:
- a CDS encoding DNA-binding response regulator, producing the protein MLSSLFIVFVGHLFISERKKANLKEAGIAFFKAIEKEKKQYITTFVFQYDSRLSPNTISGEEKRNWYEQICLISDDPNRHHLDSIFQAELDNRKIRGSVAIQCAVGDKVTISRPEAFYRKATALDAVSYRKDLDAGQKIILQPYVHLPYRWLAGCWPVYMLVAVWLSGTALFIYIVRKKHRRSHLAASIDVEQIVEKMHEPQIKIQWTLLPGNISFDEEHGILKQDDKEVSLSGDSLLYFQHFIQKESFMLTYHDILVYVYGIKTDEISKNDRSRISHGIERLQKQLEGFENLKIILVRGKGYRMEVSTDND
- a CDS encoding NVEALA domain-containing protein, which produces MKRTLLKFLTGIVCLTGIYFCAQTEKENLTDLALDNIEALAQGENTNLYCFGEGDIDCKGIKVKKRFEGFR
- a CDS encoding BF3164 family lipoprotein — protein: MKNILLDIFYIGILLVVASCSPSSPSGYSRYGVFPETDEVTVGETALDSVYFRYPYRVEIGNGLAVLLDLHNDSHYLYAFTYPDWQPVAPFGKRGEGPEELLSADRVRLCAPDSVWVLDANRMQITRWSVDVANRQVSRAETVSLDKRLLRTLDFCKTANGFLVDDYTGEHRFHEIGIDGRIIRSMGAVPTEDEGKRENPMALAQAWRSFMDYDPQGGMLAIATQLGEVLEIHNLKTGFHTVLYGPGGEPVFSSQGNEAFPKGIKGYNDVQVTDKHIYVTFDGIAFKEKYRQYETGEKGLEGGRYLYVFDLQGNPVRSFHLNRSVFGLSINEKDGIVTCTTTDMDKPIVTLNL